From Desulfobulbaceae bacterium:
TACAAGGATCATACCGGTCGCCCTTGCATGTCCGGCAATCATCATGTCGTAAGGCCCTATTGGTTGCCCGCTTCTGTATAGCTCAGAGCGAATCCGACCGAAGTGAGTCGCTTCCCTGATTCCAAAGGGTAATACTTCAAGTAGAGCAATCAGCATTTCAATATCTGCGAGGTTCCGTTCTACTTGTGATGAATGTTCAGCGCCAAAAATCAGTTCGCCTAAACTTATAGAAGAAATACACATCTGCCCGGCATGCTGATTGAAGTGCTTCCTAACCTGCGTAGGACGATTTTTCATAGTGTAAATAAGAATGTTGGTATCAAGCATGTACTTCAACATTACAGGATATCCCTCACTTGGTCATCCGGTTGTAACCGTTCATCCATAAAGTCATGGGAAACTCCGGGCGAGTCAAACCAATCATCCCATGATTGATTGGCAGGGGTAATAATACGTTTATTGCCAATAGCGATAATTTCGATATTGGTGACCGATTCTGGAAAAGCAATTGCCTTGGGGAGACGAACAGCCTGACTTTTGTTGCTCTTGAAGAGCTTGGTTTGGACGCAGGGCATAAAGTTACCTCCAGATGATATGGTTTAAAAGCTTTCTTTATTATATGTGTCGATTGTGGATATGTCAACAGGATATACATTGCCAATTGCCGGTGCTGCTTATCCTTGAGATCGACTTTCGACGCCCTGTTCACTGCGTGTGCATAGATGATGCTTTGTATGATCAGGCTAGGGCGCAAGCGGGTGCGCAACTGTTTTTGTTGCGCACGCGGATTGGATGTAATTTATATCCCCAAACGGTGCGCATGAAAAAACCATGCACACCTACGGTGGCTACATAAGTGATTCTGGACCCCGGCCTTCCCGGTGTGACAGTGTGTATCTCAAAAAGGCACATCCTCCCCCATGGTCGGTGGTTCCGGCATAGGCGGTTCTTCGCGGTATGAGGTTTGTTGATCAGAGCCTCCTTTGGGGGAGAGCATCTTCATCTCGCGTGCCACGATCTCCGTAGTGTAGCGCTTGTTGCCGTCCTTGTCGTCCCATTGCCTTGTCTGGATCTTTCCCTCAATGTATATCTTGGAGCCTTTGGAGAGGTATTCTCC
This genomic window contains:
- the vapC gene encoding tRNA(fMet)-specific endonuclease VapC translates to MLKYMLDTNILIYTMKNRPTQVRKHFNQHAGQMCISSISLGELIFGAEHSSQVERNLADIEMLIALLEVLPFGIREATHFGRIRSELYRSGQPIGPYDMMIAGHARATGMILVTNNEKEFTRVPGLLIENWCVD
- a CDS encoding antitoxin, whose amino-acid sequence is MPCVQTKLFKSNKSQAVRLPKAIAFPESVTNIEIIAIGNKRIITPANQSWDDWFDSPGVSHDFMDERLQPDDQVRDIL
- a CDS encoding single-stranded DNA-binding protein codes for the protein MINKAMLIGNLGGNPEVRYTQAGTAVTSFNLATTETWTKDGKKEEKTEWHRIVAFGRLGEICGEYLSKGSKIYIEGKIQTRQWDDKDGNKRYTTEIVAREMKMLSPKGGSDQQTSYREEPPMPEPPTMGEDVPF